From the Thermus brockianus genome, the window CGCTGTCTTGCCCTGCCCCCAGGCCCCTCGTGCCGCTTTGGGTGGCCCCGTGCGGGTCTGGGGCGGGGTGGTTTGGGCTTGCGGGCATAAACTTCCCGGGCAACGCATAGGGCTTTCTGCTACCATGCCCCCCATGGAACGGGTAGCGGTGGTTGGGGTGCCCATGGACCTGGGGGCGGGAAGGCGCGGGGTGGACATGGGGCCTTCCGCCCTGCGCTACGCCCGGCTTTTGGAGGAACTGGAAGCCTTGGGCTACCTGGTGGAGGACTTAGGGGACGTGCGGGTGCCCGTGGCGGAAACCCTTAGGGGGCGCAAGGGGCCCTACCTGGAGGAGATCCGCCAGGCGGCCCTGGACCTAAAGGAGAGGCTTCGCGCCTTGCCCGAAGGGGTTTTCCCCATCGTCCTTGGGGGGGACCACTCCCTTTCCATGGGCTCGGTTTCCGGCGTGGCCAAGGGGCGGCTTGGGGTTATCTGGGTGGACGCCCACGCCGACTTCAACACCCCGGAGACGAGCCCTTCCGGGAACATCCACGGCATGCCCCTGGCGGTGCTCTCCGGGCTAGGCTACACCCGGCTCACGGAGGTTTTCCAGGCGGTGGACCCCAGGGACGTGGTCCTCATCGGGGTGCGGAGCCTGGACCCCGGGGAGAGGCGGCTTCTGCGGGAGATGGGGGTCAGGGTCTACACCATGCACGAGGTGGACCGCCTGGGCATCGCCCGCATTGCCGAGGAGGCCTTGGCCTACCTGGACGGCCTACCCCTGCACGTTTCCCTGGATGCGGACGTCCTGGACCCCACCCTGGCCCCCGGGGTGGGCACCCCGGTGCCGGGAGGGCTTACCTACCGGGAGGCCCACCTCCTCATGGAAATCCTCGCCCAGACCGGGCGGGTGCGAAGCCTGGACCTGGTGGAGGTGAACCCCATCCTGGACGAGCGGAACCGCACGGCGGAGATGATGGTGGGCCTGGCTTTGAGCCTTTTGGGCAAGCGCATCCTCTAGGGGACCCTGGCCCGAAGGGCTTCCCCAAGGCGGCTTCCCTGGAGAAAGGCCTGGCGCAGGCGGGCGTAGCTGGGGCGGCGCTTGCGGTAAAGGAGGGGCTCGAGGGCGCCCCTCGCCCACTCGCTCACCAAGACGGGGAAGTCCAGGCCCGTGTCCCAAAAGTAGCTTTCCGCCTCTTGCCAGGCCCCCTCGAGGCGGCGGAAAAGGGCGGCGAGGTCCTTGGGGGGCGGGGCCTCGGGCCAGAGGAAGCCGCTTGCCACCCCCAAAAGCCAGGCCCCCCGGATCTCCTTGGGCAGGCTTTGGGCGAAAAGCCGCACGCCCGCCAAGGGGTCTTTCTCCCAAAGCTCGGGGGCCAAGGGGCCTTCCACGTTGGCCCTCACTTTACCCAAGCCCCAAAAAGCGCACAAGGGGGGCCTTGGCCCCCCTTGGAGCCGGGTGCCGGCTAGCCCGCCGCCAGGGCGGGAAGCAGCGTTCCCGGGAAAAGCCCGAGGAGGAGGAGGAAAAGGGCCACCAAAAGGGCCACGTTCCGGGCCAGGGGCCTGGGGGCGGCTTCCGCCTCGCCCTTCTGGAAGACCGCCAGGGCCAGGCCCAGGTAGTAGTAGGCGCTCACGGCGCTCGTGAGGAGGGCCAGGACCAGAAGCCCCCACTGCCCCGCCTTGGCCGCCTCCGTGAAAACCAGGTACTTCCCCCAGAAGCCCGCCAAGGGGGGCAGGCCCAGGAGGGAGAGGGCGGCCACGAAGAGGCTCAGGCCCAGGAGGGGGTCCTTGTGGAAGAGGCCCTTGAGGCGCTCCAAGGGCACCTGGTCCGGGGAGACCTCCGAGAGCACGGCGAAGGCCAGGCCCGTGGCCAGGACGTAGGTGAGGAGGTAGAAGCCCAGGGCTTGGGCGTTCCCGGTGTAAAGGGCCAAGGCCATGTACCCGGCGTGGGCAATGGAGGAGTAGGCGAGGAGCCTTTTGGCCTCCTTCTGGCCCAAGGCGGCCAGGTTGCCGATGAGGACGGAAAGGGCCACGAGGAGGGCCAGGGCGTCCCCCGCCCCCGGGGCCACCACCCGGAGGAGGGCGGCGAAGGCGGCGGCCTTCACCCCCGTGGCCATGAAGAGGACCACGGGGGTGGGGCTACCCTGGTAGACGTCCGGGGTCCAGAAGTGGAAGGGGGCCAGGGCCACCTTGAAGCCGAGCCCCACCAGGAGGAGGGCCAGGGCCAGGGCGTAGAGGGGGCCTTCCCCAGGGGTACCCGCCAGGAGGCTTCCCGTGGCCCCGTAGAAGAGGGCGGTGCCGTAAAGGAAGAAGGCGGCAGCCAGGGCCCCCAGGAGGAAGTACTTGAGGGCGGCCTCGAGGCCCGCCCCCCGCCGCCAGGTGGCGAGGGCGTAGAGGGGGAGGGAGAGGGCCTCGAGGGCCACCAGCATCAGGACCAGGTTCTGCGTGGAGGCGAGGAGGTGCATCCCCGTGGCGGCGTAGAGGACCAGGAGGTAGAACTCAAAGCGCCGCGTGCGCACGAGCCCCACGGTCCAAAGGGCCCCCAGGAGGGCGAGGAGGGTGAAGGTCCGGGATACGCCGTCCACCTGGTAAGGGCCAAAGGCCTCCGCCCGTCCCCAGGTGAGGAGGAGGGCCAGAAGCCCCAGGGAAAGCCCCAGGATGGTGAGCCGCTTGAAGGCGGGGACGGAGACGAAAAAGCCCAAAAGGGTGAGGACCACCGAGAAGCCGGCCAGCACCAAAAGCGTCATGCGCCACCTCCGAGGATGCGGGCGAAGGCCTCCGCCAAGGGCTCAAGGCCCTGGAGGAAAAAGCCCGGGAAGACGCCCATGAGGACCAAGGCCACGACGGCCAGCAGGGCGAAGGGCCACTCCTCCCCCTTCAGGTCCGCCACCCCCTTCCCCTCCTCCTCCCAGAAGGTCTTCTGGAAGGCGGTGAGGGCGTAGGCGGCGGAGGCGATCACCGAGAGGAAGGCGATGCCCGCAAGCCAAGGGCTTGCCTTGTAGGCCCCAAGGAGGGTCATGAGCTCCCCGGGGAAACCGGCAAGGCCGGGAAGCCCCACCATGGCGAGGAAGAGGAAGAGGGCCAAGGCGGCAAGCCCCGGGGCGCTATGGGAGAGGCCCCGGTAGCGCCCAATCTCCAGGGTGTGGAGCCGCTCGTAAAGCTTCCCCGCAAGGAGGAATAGCCCCCCCGTGTAGACGCCGCTCGCCGCCAGGAGGTACAGCCCCCCCAGGGCGCCTTCGGGGGTACCGGAGAAGACCCCCAGGGCCGCCACCCCCATGTGGGAAACCCCGGCGTAGGCGAGGAGGGTCTTGAAGTCCGTGGCGGAGAAGGCCACCCAGGCCCCATAGAGGGCGGAAAGGGCCGCCAGGAAGA encodes:
- the rocF gene encoding arginase, which translates into the protein MPPMERVAVVGVPMDLGAGRRGVDMGPSALRYARLLEELEALGYLVEDLGDVRVPVAETLRGRKGPYLEEIRQAALDLKERLRALPEGVFPIVLGGDHSLSMGSVSGVAKGRLGVIWVDAHADFNTPETSPSGNIHGMPLAVLSGLGYTRLTEVFQAVDPRDVVLIGVRSLDPGERRLLREMGVRVYTMHEVDRLGIARIAEEALAYLDGLPLHVSLDADVLDPTLAPGVGTPVPGGLTYREAHLLMEILAQTGRVRSLDLVEVNPILDERNRTAEMMVGLALSLLGKRIL
- a CDS encoding NADH-quinone oxidoreductase subunit N — its product is MTLLVLAGFSVVLTLLGFFVSVPAFKRLTILGLSLGLLALLLTWGRAEAFGPYQVDGVSRTFTLLALLGALWTVGLVRTRRFEFYLLVLYAATGMHLLASTQNLVLMLVALEALSLPLYALATWRRGAGLEAALKYFLLGALAAAFFLYGTALFYGATGSLLAGTPGEGPLYALALALLLVGLGFKVALAPFHFWTPDVYQGSPTPVVLFMATGVKAAAFAALLRVVAPGAGDALALLVALSVLIGNLAALGQKEAKRLLAYSSIAHAGYMALALYTGNAQALGFYLLTYVLATGLAFAVLSEVSPDQVPLERLKGLFHKDPLLGLSLFVAALSLLGLPPLAGFWGKYLVFTEAAKAGQWGLLVLALLTSAVSAYYYLGLALAVFQKGEAEAAPRPLARNVALLVALFLLLLGLFPGTLLPALAAG